Proteins from a genomic interval of Aspergillus flavus chromosome 7, complete sequence:
- a CDS encoding heterokaryon incompatibility protein-domain-containing protein: MDRVSNIAGRFQRNLTELHTRYHGVSFQYLPLQGPSDIRLLSIQSGRPSDGISCSIRVVSLDENPEYTALSYTWRKQHSPLRGGALMAFETMRSIYQGNLFDMHIPEVETEERNPKTILCNGRRINVSLNLYDALLSLRQIQSKSWYWIDALCINQSDAEEKTLQIQKMDRIYQSAELVLVWLGDCSSKLARGLPSLETLAKKTQNELPPLPKFKGPGGELQAAATTAVDLSCRQWFKRIWVLQEYLLARKVNFLYGNNEVSLGALLTACIWVSHDPGAAMTPELPMKAELREALAHTNDIPNFLLARQAIGQGRRLTLREWLRACRRRYAKDPRDFVFGGLSLICPESLKIDYQRLQLGDYPCVETQAPILPPRAGIHSQKDNRFTAEHPTATFKGPTSSSLIPGGLWDFLRADYAASEVEVLINVAACLLSQKGQHTLDLLSIAARRPWDDFDADVRNWFWPRAHPILPSWVPALGSRGSLEHSNLASTAEASDHAGTTFAAGILGQPGPSPKISRDGRTLFLEAAPLDTVENILLDNTLMTDEYIDILIRFLETVGGMPRAHLPSGGTSFDAVAISLASSLFFSFPQSTKLNVTKGQNHEGISLSSVNEQHARFWLCEFIESEVRHWVTYLRMTREDYVLAHGVESSGAKWPEEASIERQKKLDSLISAYWQLNEKFDDLPWSRTADEGVAAATAATPSNEVTSNLWDLLETLQSAVDEKSFVWKRKLLISPEAQQYVTAFSLDLKRRSLFITQDGLIGMGPSWLRKGDRVMLVRDASVPYVFRHVDEELRHQLQTMEMREDLLRECSVERKYSLSRQLKRPTLERQISDLNLRISHLQSGTKDGWILIGESYIPGVMLGEVLERGGSEIFGRIAIV, from the exons ATGGATCGAGTCTCCAATATCGCCGGTCGCTTCCAAAGAAACTTGACAGAATTACATACA CGGTACCACGGAGTTAGCTTTCAATACCTCCCCCTACAAGGACCTTCGGACATCCGTCTACTCAGTATCCAGTCTGGAAGGCCAAGTGATGGGATTTCCTGCTCCATACGAGTCGTTAGCCTTGACGAAAACCCAGAATACACGGCTCTCTCTTATACCTGGAGGAAACAGCACTCACCCTTGCGTGGTGGCGCCCTCATGGCGTTTGAAACCATGAGATCGATCTATCAAGGGAATTTATTTGATATGCACATTCCAGAGGTTGAAACAGAGGAGCGCAACCCCAAGACCATCCTGTGCAATGGCCGCAGAATTAATGTATCTTTGAATTTATATGACGCCTTGCTATCACTCAGACAGATACAATCAAAGAGTTGGTATTGGATTGACGCATTATGCATAAACCAAAG TGATGCGGAGGAAAAGACTCTTCAGATTCAGAAGATGGATAGAATATACCAATCTGCCGAGCTTGTTCTTGTCTGGCTCGGTGACTGCTCGTCAAAGTTAGCTCGAGGTCTTCCCAGCTTAGAAACACTCGCGAAGAAGACGCAAAATGAACTACCGCCGCTGCCCAAGTTCAAGGGGCCTGGTGGGGAGTTGCAAGCGGCGGCCACGACTGCGGTAGATCTTTCCTGTCGGCAATGGTTCAAGCGGATCTGGGTACTCCAAGAATACCTTTTAGCAAGAAAAGTCAACTTCCTCTATGGTAACAATGAAGTTAGCTTGGGTGCCTTACTGACCGCTTGTATATGGGTATCTCATGACCCTGGTGCCGCAATGACACCCGAGCTGCCAATGAAGGCTGAATTGAGAGAAGCCCTTGCCCACACTAATGACATCCCCAACTTCTTGTTAGCTCGCCAAGCCATTGGTCAGGGCCGCAGGTTGACCCTCCGCGAATGGCTTCGGGCATGTCGAAGGCGCTATGCTAAAGATCCCAGAGATTTTGTGTTTGGCGGCCTATCTCTGATTTGCCCTGAGTCATTGAAGATAGACTATCAGCGCCTTCAGCTGGGAGATTATCCATGCGTTGAAACTCAGGCGCCTATACTCCCTCCTAGGGCGGGTATACACTCTCAGAAAGACAATCGATTCACTGCGGAACATCCCACTGCCACATTTAAAGGcccaacatcatcatcacttaTACCTGGGGGTCTATGGGATTTCCTCAGGGCTGACTATGCGGCCAGCGAAGTCGAGGTACTTATCAATGTTGCAGCGTGCCTGCTTTCCCAGAAAGGGCAGCACACCCTCGATCTGCTTTCTATTGCGGCTCGTAGGCCGTGGGATGACTTTGACGCTGACGTACGCAATTGGTTCTGGCCTCGCGCTCATCCTATTCTCCCATCTTGGGTCCCAGCTTTGGGTTCCAGGGGT TCTCTTGAACATAGCAACTTGGCATCTACAGCAGAAGCATCGGATCATGCTGGTACAACCTTTGCAGCTGGTATATTAGGACAGCCGGGCCCATCACCTAAGATCTCTCGCGACGGCAGGACGTTATTCCTTGAGGCTGCACCCCTTGACACCGTCGAGAATATACTTTTAGATAATACTCTTATGACAGATGAGTACATCGACATCCTAATTAGGTTCCTTGAAACTGTTGGCGGGATGCCCCGCGCTCACCTCCCAAGTGGTGGGACGAGTTTCGACGCGGTCGCAATATCCCTTGCTTCTTCGctgttcttctcttttccccaaaGCACAAAACTAAACGTCACTAAGGGCCAAAACCATGAAGGAATATCCTTATCATCTGTAAATGAGCAGCATGCGCGTTTCTGGCTTTGTGAGTTTATCGAGAGCGAGGTGCGCCACTGGGTGACGTATTTAAGGATGACCCGCGAGGACTATGTTTTGGCGCATGGGGTTGAGTCCTCAGGAGCGAAGTGGCCAGAGGAAGCTAGTATAGAACGGCAGAAGAAACTGGATAGCCTTATATCCGCTTACTGGCAGCTGAACGAAAAGTTTGATGATCTTCCATGGTCTAGGACAGCAGATGAAGGTGTGGcggcagcaacagcagcaacgcCATCCAACGAGGTCACGTCCAATCTATGGGACCTCCTGGAGACCTTACAGTCTGCTGTTGATGAGAAAAGCTTTGtttggaaaaggaagctaTTGATCTCTCCCGAGGCACAGCAATACGTTACTGCCTTTTCTCTCGATCTTAAAAGGCGGAGCTTGTTTATAACGCAAGACGGGCTTATTGGAATGGGGCCTAGTTGGTTGAGAAAAGGGGATCGGGTGATGCTGGTCAGAGATGCCAGTGTTCCTTACGTGTTTAGACACGTTGATGAGGAATTGAGGCACCAACTGCAAACAatggagatgagggaggATTTGTTGAGAGAATGCTCCGTTGAAAGGAAATATAGCTTGTCACGGCAACTCAAGCGGCCCACCCTTGAGAGGCAAATATCAGACCTAAACCTGAGAATTAGCCACCTTCAATCTGGCACAAAAGATGGATGGATTTTAATTGGGGAGTCGTACATTCCTGGTGTCATGCTAGGAGAGGTTCTGGAAAGAGGCGGTTCTGAAATCTTTGGAAGGATTGCCATAgtataa